From Melospiza melodia melodia isolate bMelMel2 chromosome 19, bMelMel2.pri, whole genome shotgun sequence, one genomic window encodes:
- the BPIFB2 gene encoding BPI fold-containing family B member 2 yields the protein MTFDKMDEGVNKMAHHSEDKLPQHLLFNPSPRQVNRQSACMAMLRTLSVLLSLLVPAHSTRSPDCGGILTSSGLRYLAEVSKPHAESVLRRDLMDSAPAPSPTSPSRNQIISVKVDKFSLTLIPDTGMRLSIEVDLGISSAPSSTKEMRLSILADLHVDMNPEGNLEVVTSDCKPTLEEVQSAEETDSKSSSSDVDKQINVEKICLEVSKLLLFPNERLMSLAAPFPITPNCQVQYLPLAAPMYSEQGIIISLQTTFQVAGAAIPLPVSPVPFSMPEPARSSPSHLILAFSEHFYTSLFSALEESGALNVSLLSSLTTATLAEKITQMGSLFQEDLPVVLQAVTRSSPHVVLEEDKAIVQLFLTAQIGAGSSPFQSFLSVNVDVTARLQISVADTRMIISVAAVEDIELSLATSDVGPILAALLEELFLPTLREEVPAQINKVLRQGVFLPHIASFTYTDVNITIHKDYVLIPCNLQLEAKTGEARTWE from the exons ATGACCTTTGATAAGATGGACGAGGGTGTTAACAAGATG GCACACCACAGTGAAGACAagctgccccagcacctgctGTTCAATCCTTCACCTCGCCAGGTCAACAGGCAAA GTGCCTGCATGGCGATGCTGCGCACCCTGAGCGTCCTCCTGAGCCTCCTGGTGCCAGCTCACAGCACCAGGTCACCCGACTGTGGGGGCATCCTCACCTCCTCTGGGCTGAGATACC TTGCTGAAGTTTCAAAGCCACATGCAGAGTCAGTCCTCAGGAGGGACCTCatggactcagccccagccccatctccCACCTCTCCAAGCAG gaaccaAATTATCTCTGTCAAAGTTGACAAGTTTTCCCTGACCCTGATCCCTGACACGGGGATGCGGCTGAGCATCGAGGTGGACCTGGGCATCTCATCTGCCCC CTCGAGCACCAAGGAGATGAGGCTGTCCATCCTGGCAGACCTCCACGTGGACATGAACCCCGAAGGGAACCTGGAGGTGGTGACCTCTGACTGCAAACCCACCCTGGAGGAGGTGCAGAGCGCCGAGGAGACAGACAG CAAGTCCTCAAGCTCAGACGTGGACAAGCAGATCAATGTTGAAAAA ATCTGTCTGGAAGTCTCCAAGTTGCTGCTTTTCCCAAATGAACGGCTGATGTCTCTGGCAG ctCCATTCCCCATCACACCCAACTGCCAAGTCCAGTACCTGCCCCTGGCTGCCCCCATGTACTCTGAGCAGGGAATCATCATCTCTTTACAA aCAACTTTCCAAGTGGCAGGGGCAGCAATCCCCCTGCCTGtcagccctgtgcctttcagcatGCCTGAGCCAGCGAGATCCAGCCCTTCCCACCTCATTCTGGCCTTCTCTGAGCACTTCTACACCAGTTTGTTCTCTGCCTTGGAAGAGTCTGGAGCCCTCAACGTGAGTCTCCTG AGCTCTCTGACCACGGCCACCTTGGCTGAGAAGATCACTCAG ATGGGCTCCCTCTTCCAAGAGGACCTGCCAGTGGTGCTTCAAGCTGTGACCCGGAGCTCTCCTCACGTGGTGCTGGAGGAGGACAAAGCAATCGTGCAGCTCTTCCTCACTGCCCAGATTGGCGCAGGATCATCTCCCTTCCAGAGCTTCCTGAGTGTCAACGTG GACGTGACTGCCAGGCTCCAGATCAGCGTCGCTGACACCAGGATGATCATCTCTGTGGCAGCTGTAGA ggatatcGAGCTCAGCCTGGCCACCTCTGATGTGGGTCCTATACTG GCTGCCTTGCTGGAGGAGCTGTTCCTGCCCACACTCCGTGAGGAGGTGCCAGCCCAGATAAACA aGGTCCTGAGACAAGgggttttcctgccccacatCGCCAGTTTCACTTACACCGATGTCAATATCACCATCCACAAG GATTATGTCTTGATCCCCTGCAACCTCCAGCTGGAGGCAAAGACTGGAGAGGCAAGAACCTGGGAGTGA
- the LOC134427142 gene encoding collagen alpha-1(XXVII) chain B-like produces MSVLWTVVLLNSLLIPSQGFIIPLSVARPDTNGFKGSPAKDVPQRASSGLLGGNLLGGLLGQKGLVGGLLGENGPVGGLLGERGLVGGLLGENGPVGSLLGQKGLVGGLLGENGPVGGLLGERGLVGGLLGENGPVGGLLGEKGLVGGLLGENGPVGSLLGEKGLVGGLLGENGPVGGLLGGNGLLGGDGLLSGLLGQDGVVSGLLDQDGILGGLLGKGGVVDGLLGKDGLVDTLLDTVLDLLIGKNGLLGRNGLVGSLLGKNGEELIGLRIVNNTLPKISLRSLPGFGHQVDFKTQLLVESR; encoded by the exons ATGTCAGTGTTGTGGACTGTTGTCCTGCTCAACAGCCTGCTGATCCCTTCACAAGGATTTATAATCCCATTATCAGTTGCCAGACCAGATACGAATG GTTTTAAAGGTTCACCAGCCAAAGATGTTCCCCAGAGAGCTTCAAGTGGTCTCCTTGGTGGCAATCTGCTTGGTGGTCTCCTTGGGCAAAAAGGACTTGTTGGAGGTCTCCTTGGTGAAAACGGTCCTGTAGGTGGTCTCCTTGGAGAAAGAGGACTTGTTGGAGGTCTCCTTGGTGAAAATGGTCCTGTAGGCAGTCTCCTTGGGCAAAAAGGACTTGTTGGAGGTCTCCTTGGAGAAAATGGTCCTGTAGGTGGTCTCCTTGGAGAAAGAGGACTTGTTGGAGGTCTCCTTGGTGAAAATGGTCCTGTAGGTGGTCTCCTTGGAGAAAAAGGACTTGTTGGAGGTCTCCTTGGTGAAAACGGTCCTGTAGGCAGTCTCCTTGGAGAAAAAGGACTTGTTGGAGGTCTCCTTGGTGAAAATGGTCCTGTAGGTGGTCTCCTTGGTggaaatggtctccttggtggaGATGGTCTTCTCAGTGGTCTCCTTGGCCAAGATGGTGTAGTTAGTGGTCTCCTTGACCAAGATGGCATCCTGGGTGGTCTCCTTGGCAAAGGTGGTGTTGTTGATGGTCTCCTTGGCAAAGATGGCCTTGTTGATACTCTCCTTGACACTGTCCTTGACCTTCTCATTGGCAAGAACGGTCTCCTCGGCAGGaatggtctcgttggcagcctcctTGGCAAAAATGGTGAAGAACTCATTGG ACTGAGAATTGTGAACAACACCCTCCCCAAAATCAGTCTGCGCTCCCTGCCGGGCTTCGGGCACCAGGTGGACTTCAAGACGCAGCTGCTGGTAGAGAGCAGGTAG